CCCATGAACCTTTACTGTAGCTTTACATTGGACTTTGAACAGATCTGTGTAGGATAGGTGGGAGGCTTTGAAGTGAGGACGCTAGTTCTCATGGAGCCAACGTTGAAATACCACCCTGGTGTGTTTGAGGTTCTAACCTTGTCCCGTTATCCGGGATGGGGACAGTGTATGGTGGGCAGTTTGACTGGGGCGGTCTCCTCCCAAAGTGTAACGGAGGAGTTCGAAGGTACGCTAGGCACGGTCGGAAATCGTGCTGATAGTGCATTGGCATAAGCGTGCTTGACTGCGAGACTGACAAGTCGAGCAGGTACGAAAGTAGGACAAAGTGATCCGGTGGTTCTGTATGGAAGGGCCATCGCTCAACGGATAAAAGGTACTCTGGGGATAACAGGCTGATACCGCCCAAGAGTTCATATCGACGGCGGTGTTTGGCACCTCGATGTCGGCTCATCTCATCCTGGGGCTGTAGCCGGTCCCAAGGGTATGGCTGTTCGCCATTTAAAGAGGTACGTGAGCTGGGTTTAAAACGTCGTGAGACAGTTTGGTCCCTATCTTCCGTGGGCGCTGCAAGATTGAGAGAGCCTGCTCCTAGTACGAGAGGACCGGAGTGGACGCACCTCTGGTGTACCGGTTGTCACGCCAGTGGCATTGCCGGGTAGCTAAGTGCGGAAGAGATAACCGCTGAAAGCATCTAAGCGGGAAACTCGTCTCAAGATGAGTCTTGCCGGGGCCTTGAGCCCCCTGAAGAGTCGTTCGAGACCAGGACGTTGATAGGCTGGGTGTGGAAGCGCAGTAATGCGTTAAGCTGACCAGTACTAATTGCTCGTGAGGCTTGACCCTATAACTTTGACAGTCCAGACCATCTGGCATCTGCTCAAAGACCAGGATTACAAGTTACGTCGTTCTTCAAACTGAAGACGCAATCAAATCAAAGCTGATTCACGCACTATAGCCATCGCTATAATGCAACTCTACGAATTGGGTTTGCTGTTCCAGCAACAGCAGACCAACCAGTCAAGCCTGATGACCATAGCGACTTGGTCCCACTCCTTCCCATCCCGAACAGGACAGTGAAACGAGTCAGCGCCGATGATAGTGCGGATTCCCGTGTGAAAGTAGGTCATCGTCAGGCTATTATTCGAGACGCCCGGTCGCAAGACCGGGCGTTTCTATCTGTGCCAGCAGATACAAGCGTTGAGGCGAGCTCAGTGCTTGTATGTGCCGGACATCGATGAAGATCGATGGCTTGCAGATCGGAAGCAAATAGGTGTTGACACTAGTGCGAAAGCAGTCAATAATCCCGCTTCTGTGCTGATGACTGATCAGCGACGCGAAACGAAGCAGCTCGCGAAAGCGAGTTGGGTGAGTGGAGCGATGTTCTTTAAGAATTCACAGCCGATAAGCGTGGGCGTTTGAGGCGGAGTGCTGATGAGCAGTGATGTTCATCAAGTCCTTCGGACTTTAAACGCTCACGGAAAGAAGAATGAAGCTATGCAAATAGTCTTTGTTCGATTCCGTTGAGTAATCAAGATCGAACTGTAGAGTTTGATCCTGGCTCAGATTGAACGCTGGCGGCATGCCTTACACATGCAAGTCGAACGGTAACGCGGGGCAACCTGGCGACGAGTGGCGAACGGGTGAGTAATGTATCGGAACGTGCCCAGTTGTGGGGGATAACTGCTCGAAAGAGCAGCTAATACCGCATACGACCTGAGGGTGAAAGCGGGGGATCGCAAGACCTCGCGCAATTGGAGCGGCCGATATCAGATTAGGTAGTTGGTGGGGTAAAGGCCCACCAAGCCAACGATCTGTAGCTGGTCTGAGAGGACGACCAGCCACACTGGGACTGAGACACGGCCCAGACTCCTACGGGAGGCAGCAGTGGGGAATTTTGGACAATGGACGCAAGTCTGATCCAGCCATGCCGCGTGCGGGAAGAAGGCCTTCGGGTTGTAAACCGCTTTTGTCAGGGAAGAAAAGGGCGACTCTAATACAGTTGCCTCATGACGGTACCTGAAGAATAAGCACCGGCTAACTACGTGCCAGCAGCCGCGGTAATACGTAGGGTGCAAGCGTTAATCGGAATTACTGGGCGTAAAGCGTGCGCAGGCGGTTATGCAAGACAGATGTGAAATCCCCGGGCTCAACCTGGGAACTGCATTTGTGACTGCATGGCTAGAGTACGGTAGAGGGGGATGGAATTCCGCGTGTAGCAGTGAAATGCGTAGATATGCGGAGGAACACCGATGGCGAAGGCAATCCCCTGGACCTGTACTGACGCTCATGCACGAAAGCGTGGGGAGCAAACAGGATTAGATACCCTGGTAGTCCACGCCCTAAACGATGTCAACTGGTTGTTGGGAGGGTTTCTTCTCAGTAACGTAGCTAACGCGTGAAGTTGACCGCCTGGGGAGTACGGCCGCAAGGTTGAAACTCAAAGGAATTGACGGGGACCCGCACAAGCGGTGGATGATGTGGTTTAATTCGATGCAACGCGAAAAACCTTACCTACCCTTGACATGCCAGGAATCCTGCAGAGATGTGGGAGTGCTCGAAAGAGAACCTGGACACAGGTGCTGCATGGCCGTCGTCAGCTCGTGTCGTGAGATGTTGGGTTAAGTCCCGCAACGAGCGCAACCCTTGTCATTAGTTGCTACGAAAGGGCACTCTAATGAGACTGCCGGTGACAAACCGGAGGAAGGTGGGGATGACGTCAGGTCATCATGGCCCTTATGGGTAGGGCTACACACGTCATACAATGGCCGGTACAGAGGGCTGCCAACCCGCGAGGGGGAGCTAATCCCAGAAAACCGGTCGTAGTCCGGATCGTAGTCTGCAACTCGACTGCGTGAAGTCGGAATCGCTAGTAATCGCGGATCAGCTTGCCGCGGTGAATACGTTCCCGGGTCTTGTACACACCGCCCGTCACACCATGGGAGCGGGTTCTGCCAGAAGTAGTTAGCCTAACCGCAAGGAGGGCGATTACCACGGCAGGGTTCGTGACTGGGGTGAAGTCGTAACAAGGTAGCCGTATCGGAAGGTGCGGCTGGATCACCTCCTTTCTAGAAAATGGTCGAGCAGTTCTTCACTGCGTGCAGTGATGGACCAGCAAGATCCAATGCACTCTTTCCTCAAGCGCTCACACTTATCGGCTGTAACACAACAGTGAGTGAAAATACGTGAGCCTGCCGAGCTGGCCTCCAGGGCCGCGAAGCTGAGAGCAGGATCATGTGAAAAACACGTGGGTCTGTAGCTCAGTCGGTTAGAGCACCGTCTTGATAAGGCGGGGGTCGCTGGTTCGAATCCAGCCAGACCCACCACGGATTTGAAAAGATCCCGGGGGATTAGCTCAGCTGGGAGAGCACCTGCTTTGCAAGCAGGGGGTCGTCGGTTCGATCCCGTCATCCTCCACCAATTCACTCATCAAGGGTGGCAAACCTTAGCGACAAGAGACGGTCGTTGAGGTTTGCCAGTCTTTGACTTCGAAAGAAGTTGGCTGTTGTTCTTTAACAATTCGTAGAGTCGAATCAGCGCTGCTAGCGGAAAGCGACTAATCGTAAAGGGTTAGATCGTACCGTGCCGCTAGTAGCATTTGATTGCGTCACCAGACTTCAACTCTGCAAATGGCAGAGAAAAGATTGAAGAACGGCATAACGCGTAATACTCAAAACAGTCCGATGAATACAAGATCGGACTGAGTCCTTGACGACAGTGCAGTCAGCGCTGTCAGAGTTATAGGGTCAAGTGACTAAGTGCATGTGGTGGATGCCTTGGCGATTACAGGCGACGAAGGACGTGATAGCCTGCGATAAGCTTCGGGGAGCTGGCAAATTAGCTTTGATCCGGAGATTTCCGAATGGGGAAACCCACCTCGCAAGAGGTATCGCATACTGAATACATAGGTATGCGAGGCGAACCGGGTGAACTGAAACATCTCAGTAGCTCGAGGAAAAGACATCAACCGAGATTCCGAAAGTAGTGGCGAGCGAAATCGGAGTAGCCCTCGTGTTTTAGCAGTTGGCATATCAGAACGGAATGGAAAGTCCGGCCATAGCGGGTGATAGCCCCGTATGAGAAATGTTGATTGTGGAACTAGGCACGAATAGAGTAGGGCGGGACACGTGAAATCCTGTCTGAATATGGGGGGACCATCCTCCAAGGCTAAATACTCGTAATCGACCGATAGTGAACCAGTACCGTGAGGGAAAGGCGAAAAGAACCCCGGGAGGGGAGTGAAATAGATCCTGAAACCGCATGCATACAAAAAGTAGGAGCCCGCAAGGGTGACTGCGTACCTTTTGTATAATGGGTCAGCGACTTACATTCAGTGGCGAGCTTAACCGAATAGGGAAGGCGCAGGGAAACCGAGTCCGAATAGGGCGATTCAGTCGCTGGGTGTAGACCCGAAACCAAGTGATCTATCCATGGCCAGGATGAAGGCACCGTAACAGGTGCTGGAGGTCCGAACCGACTAGTGTTGCAAAACTAGCGGATGAGCTGTGGATAGGGGTGAAAGGCTAAACAAACTTGGAAATAGCTGGTTCTCTCCGAAAACTATTTAGGTAGTGCCTCAAGTATTACCATCGGGGGTAGAGCACTGTTATGGCTAGGGGGTCATGGCGACTTACCAAACCATTGCAAACTCCGAATACCGATGAGTACAGCTTGGGAGACAGAGCACCGGGTGCTAACGTCCGGACTCAAGAGGGAAACAACCCAGACCGCCAGCTAAGGTCCCCAAAATTGGCTAAGTGGGAAACGAAGTGGGAAGGCTAAAACAGTCAGGATGTTGGCTTAGAAGCAGCCATCATTTAAAGAAAGCGTAATAGCTCACTGATCGAGTCGTCCTGCGCGGAAGATGTAACGGGGCTAAGCCAGTTACCGAAGCTGCGGATGTGCAATTTATTGCACGTGGTAGGAGAGCGTTCTGTAAGCCTGTGAAGGTGGGTTGTGAAGCCTGCTGGAGGTATCAGAAGTGCGAATGCTGACATGAGTAGCGTTAAAGGGGGTGAAAAGCCCCCTCGCCGTAAGCGCAAGGTTTCCTACGCAACGTTCATCGGCGTAGGGTGAGTCGGCCCCTAAGGCGAGGCAGAGATGCGTAGCTGATGGGAAACAGGTCAATATTCCTGTACCGATCAATAGTGCGATGTGGGGACGGAGAAGGTTAGCTCAGCCGGGTGTTGGATGTCCCGGTTCAAGCCTGTAGTCGTGCTCGGTAGGCAAATCCGCCGGGCTTAGATGAGGGGTGATAACGAGTCTGCTTGCAGACGAAGTGAGTGATACCCTGCTTCCAGGAAAAGCCACTAAGCTTCAGCTATTGACGACCGTACCGCAAACCGACACTGGTGCGCGTGATGAGTATTCTCAGGCGCTTGAGAGAACTCTGGAGAAGGAACTCGGCAAATTGACACCGTAACTTCGGAAGAAGGTGTGCCTTTAGTAGGTGAACCATTTACTTGGGGAGCCCAATGAGGCCGCAGAGAATCGGTGGCTGCGACTGTTTATTAAAAACACAGCACTCTGCAAAGACGAAAGTCGACGTATAGGGTGTGACGCCTGCCCGGTGCTGGAAGATTAAATGATGGGGTGCAAGCTCTTGACTGAAGTCCCAGTAAACGGCGGCCGTAACTATAACGGTCCTAAGGTAGCGAAATTCCTTGTCGGGTAAGTTCCGACCTGCACGAATGGCGTAACGATGGCCACACTGTCTCCTCCAGAGACTCAGCGAAGTTGAAATGTTTGTGATGATGCAATCTCCCCGCGGAAAGACGGAAAGACCCCATGAACCTTTACTGTAGCTTTACATTGGACTTTGAACAGATCTGTGTAGGATAGGTGGGAGGCTTTGAAGTGAGGACGCTAGTTCTCATGGAGCCAACGTTGAAATACCACCCTGGTGTGTTTGAGGTTCTAACCTTGTCCCGTTATCCGGGATGGGGACAGTGTATGGTGGGCAGTTTGACTGGGGCGGTCTCCTCCCAAAGTGTAACGGAGGAGTTCGAAGGTACGCTAGGCACGGTCGGAAATCGTGCTGATAGTGCATTGGCATAAGCGTGCTTGACTGCGAGACTGACAAGTCGAGCAGGTACGAAAGTAGGACAAAGTGATCCGGTGGTTCTGTATGGAAGGGCCATCGCTCAACGGATAAAAGGTACTCTGGGGATAACAGGCTGATACCGCCCAAGAGTTCATATCGACGGCGGTGTTTGGCACCTCGATGTCGGCTCATCTCATCCTGGGGCTGTAGCCGGTCCCAAGGGTATGGCTGTTCGCCATTTAAAGAGGTACGTGAGCTGGGTTTAAAACGTCGTGAGACAGTTTGGTCCCTATCTTCCGTGGGCGCTGCAAGATTGAGAGAGCCTGCTCCTAGTACGAGAGGACCGGAGTGGACGCACCTCTGGTGTACCGGTTGTCACGCCAGTGGCATTGCCGGGTAGCTAAGTGCGGAAGAGATAACCGCTGAAAGCATCTAAGCGGGAAACTCGTCTCAAGATGAGTCTTGCCGGGGCCTTGAGCCCCCTGAAGAGTCGTTCGAGACCAGGACGTTGATAGGCTGGGTGTGGAAGCGCAGTAATGCGTTAAGCTGACCAGTACTAATTGCTCGTGAGGCTTGACCCTATAACTTTGACAGTCCAGACCATCTGGCATCTGCTCAAAGACCAGGATTACAAGTTACGTCGTTCTTCAAACTGAAGACGCAATCAAATCAAAGCTGATTCACGCACTATAGCCATCGCTATAATGCAACTCTACGAATTGGGTTTGCTGTTCCAGCAACAGCAGACCAACCAGTCAAGCCTGATGACCATAGCGACTTGGTCCCACTCCTTCCCATCCCGAACAGGACAGTGAAACGAGTCAGCGCCGATGATAGTGCGGATTCCCGTGTGAAAGTAGGTCATCGTCAGGCTATTTACCCCCAAAACCCCTCTCAGAGTTCCTCTGAGAGGGGTTTTGCTTTTGGCGGCGTAAATAACTTCGGAGCTATTCCAGCTTCGCCGAGCGGTTGCGCCAGGTGCTTGGCGAAATACCCACCTGCCGCTGATAGAAGCGCGTGAAATAGGCCTGATCGCAGAAACCCAGCCCATGAGCGATCTGCTTGATGCTCAGCGTGGTGTAGGCCAGTTCGCGCTGCGCCTCCAGCAGCAGCCTGGCCTGCAACAGAGCCAGGGCCGAGCAGCCCAGCACCTGCTGGCAGACGCGGTTCAGCTGCGTGCTCGTGATGCCCAGCCGCTCCGCGCAATGGGCCAGGGCGGGCTGGCGGCGGTAGTCCCGCTCGATCAGGGCGCGGTAGCGTCGCACATGCTCCGTCGCGCGAGTGCCGATCTGCGGTGTTGTGCCGGTGAGAACATCGGCGTCGGTTGGCGGCAGCCGGCGCGCGCAGGCCACCAGCAGCTGCAGCAGGGCGCCATCGATCTCGAGCGAGCGCCAGCGGCGGTCCGCCTCCAGAAAGACCCGTCGCAGATGGTGGGCCGCCTGCGCCAGCTGCTCGACCTCCGTCATGCCGACCGCCAGCGCAAACGCGCCGGGCGCCATCAAGCGCTGCTCCAGCGCCGGTTCTTCACTGAGCAGCTTGCGCAGATGCTGGGCCTGCACCGTGATGACCAGCCCCTCGACCTGGGGCTCGAACACAAAGCCATGCATCACCGCCGGCGGCAGCAGCAGCAGGCCGGGGCCCTGGATGGCCGAGGTGCGGCCGTCGATGCTGGCCTCGCAGCCGCCGCGCTCGATCCAGAACAGCTGGAACAGCAGCGGGTGGCGGTGCGCCCGGATCTTCCAATGGTGCAGGCGGCTGCGCTCGGCGATCGACTCGCAATGCAGCCAGTCGACGCCGAAGGCGCCGCCCTGCGCCTGCTCGCCGTACAGGGAATAGGTCGGTAGCGGAGACTCCATCGATGCGGCCCGGTTGCTTGTTGCGGATCGCCCGCGAGTGTTCGAATTGTGCAAATCCGGGGCGCATCCGTCCATTGAGGGCAAGCCCGGCCGGACCTAGGCTTGAAGCCTATGAGCGACAGCCCGGTCCGCACCCAGGTCCTGATCGTCGGCGCCGGCCCGGCGGGGCTGCTGCTGGGCCAGCTGCTGGCGCGCGCCGGCATCGACAACGTGATCCTTGAGCTGCGCAGCGCCGCCCATGTGCTGTCGCGCATCCGCGCCGGCGTGCTGGAGCCGGGCACCGTGGCCCTGCTCGAGGAGGCCGGCGTCGCGGCGCGCCTGCATCGCGAGGGATTGCGCCATGGCGGCTTCGAGATCTGCGTCGATGGCGCCCTGCACCGTATCGACCTGCAGGCCCTCGTTGGCCAGCAGGTGACGGTCTACGGCCAGACCGAGCTGACGCGCGACCTGATGGAGGCGCGCGCCGCCGCGGGCCTGAGCACCCTCTACGAGGTCGACGATGTCAGGCCGCTGGAGATCGAGGGCACCGAGCCGCGGGTCGCCTTCGTCCATGCCGGCCAGCGCCGCGAGATCCGCTGCGACTTCATCGCCGGCTGCGATGGCTTCCATGGCGTCTGCCGCGCCAGCATCCCGGCCGAGCGGTTGCGCACTTACGAGAAGGTCTATCCCTTTGGCTGGCTGGGCCTGCTGGCCGATGTGCCGCCGGTGGCGCCGGAGCTGATCTATGTGCGGCACGAGCGCGGCTTCGCGCTGTGCAGCCAGCGCAGCCCGACGCGCAGCCGCTACTACCTGCAGGTGCCGGCCGGCGCGGCGCTCGAGGCCTGGCCCGACAGCGTCTTCTGGGCCGAACTGCGCCGCCGGCTGCCGAGCGCGGTGGCGGCCGCGCTGCATGAGGGGCCGGCGATCGAGAAGAGTATTGCCCCGCTGCGCAGCTTCGTCACCGAGCCGATGCGCCATGGCCGCCTGTTCCTGGCCGGCGATGCGGCCCATATCGTGCCGCCCACCGGCGCCAAGGGCTTGAATCTCGCCGCTTCCGACGTGGCCTATCTCCGGCAGGGGCTAGGCGATTTCTACCGCCGGGGCAGCAGCGCCGGGCTCGACGCCTACTCGCAGC
This genomic stretch from Roseateles sp. DAIF2 harbors:
- the pobA gene encoding 4-hydroxybenzoate 3-monooxygenase; this translates as MSDSPVRTQVLIVGAGPAGLLLGQLLARAGIDNVILELRSAAHVLSRIRAGVLEPGTVALLEEAGVAARLHREGLRHGGFEICVDGALHRIDLQALVGQQVTVYGQTELTRDLMEARAAAGLSTLYEVDDVRPLEIEGTEPRVAFVHAGQRREIRCDFIAGCDGFHGVCRASIPAERLRTYEKVYPFGWLGLLADVPPVAPELIYVRHERGFALCSQRSPTRSRYYLQVPAGAALEAWPDSVFWAELRRRLPSAVAAALHEGPAIEKSIAPLRSFVTEPMRHGRLFLAGDAAHIVPPTGAKGLNLAASDVAYLRQGLGDFYRRGSSAGLDAYSQRCLQRIWKAERFSWWMTSLLHRFPSQGDAAFDQRLQEAELAYLLSSAHGRGMIAENYVGLPL
- a CDS encoding helix-turn-helix domain-containing protein — its product is MESPLPTYSLYGEQAQGGAFGVDWLHCESIAERSRLHHWKIRAHRHPLLFQLFWIERGGCEASIDGRTSAIQGPGLLLLPPAVMHGFVFEPQVEGLVITVQAQHLRKLLSEEPALEQRLMAPGAFALAVGMTEVEQLAQAAHHLRRVFLEADRRWRSLEIDGALLQLLVACARRLPPTDADVLTGTTPQIGTRATEHVRRYRALIERDYRRQPALAHCAERLGITSTQLNRVCQQVLGCSALALLQARLLLEAQRELAYTTLSIKQIAHGLGFCDQAYFTRFYQRQVGISPSTWRNRSAKLE